In Alicyclobacillus macrosporangiidus CPP55, a single window of DNA contains:
- a CDS encoding ABC transporter ATP-binding protein, which produces MKSHPQRSMLWLMRYILPVKWRMAGLLALLLLTTAMQLANPQMVQHFIDTAAGGGPVSRLLGLAGAYLAIAVCTQLTSVAVSYLGNDVAWRATNQLRADLLRHCLGLDMRFHNLRTPGEMMERIDGDVTHMSNFFAMFIVQMFGSAVLLAGILGIMFARNVPIAAIMTAFTLLALAAMVRIRDVGVAASQAERQANAALFGLIEERIAGIEDVQTSGAVPYVMNRFHRAMRHVFQTGRRAWMMRVIPWNVTVVLYALAVTGVLMMGVHLYLTGGATLGTLYLFYQYTQMLNDPIEQLGNQLQDYQRAKSGLRRSLELLSMRSEIEEGERTDLPEGPLGVAFEHVHFSYQPGEPVLHDIHFELRPGERLGIVGRTGSGKSSISRLLLRLYNLDSGVIRLGGVDIRELRLDTLYGRVGMVTQDVQLFDGTLRDNLTLFHPGVPDAEILAVVDRLGLRPLLERLPEGLDTRLAAGGSSLSAGEAQLVALTRVFLTKPSLVILDEPSSRLDPATEATLQAAIDHLLEHCTGIVIAHRLSTLAKVDKILVLGQGRILEFGDRAALADDPNSHFAALLRRDRQEEWA; this is translated from the coding sequence GTGAAGTCTCACCCTCAGCGATCCATGCTCTGGCTGATGCGCTACATCCTCCCGGTCAAGTGGCGGATGGCCGGGCTGCTCGCCCTGCTGCTGCTGACGACCGCGATGCAGCTCGCCAACCCGCAGATGGTGCAGCATTTCATCGACACGGCCGCCGGAGGCGGACCCGTCTCCCGCTTGCTGGGGCTCGCCGGGGCGTATCTGGCCATCGCCGTGTGCACGCAGTTGACGAGCGTCGCCGTCAGCTACCTCGGCAACGACGTGGCATGGCGCGCGACCAACCAACTGCGGGCGGATCTGCTGCGGCACTGTCTCGGACTGGACATGCGCTTCCACAATCTCCGGACACCCGGGGAGATGATGGAGCGCATCGACGGGGACGTGACCCACATGTCGAACTTCTTCGCCATGTTCATCGTGCAGATGTTCGGCAGCGCCGTCCTCTTGGCGGGCATCCTCGGCATCATGTTCGCGCGCAACGTGCCCATCGCCGCCATCATGACGGCATTCACCCTCCTGGCGCTCGCCGCCATGGTCCGCATCCGCGACGTGGGCGTGGCCGCTTCACAGGCGGAGCGCCAGGCCAACGCGGCGCTGTTCGGCCTGATAGAGGAGCGGATCGCCGGCATCGAGGACGTGCAGACGAGCGGCGCCGTTCCGTACGTGATGAACCGGTTCCACCGGGCCATGCGCCACGTGTTCCAGACCGGCCGCAGAGCCTGGATGATGCGCGTGATCCCGTGGAACGTCACCGTGGTCCTGTACGCGTTGGCTGTCACCGGCGTGCTGATGATGGGGGTCCACCTGTACCTGACCGGGGGCGCGACGCTCGGCACCCTCTATCTGTTCTACCAGTACACGCAGATGTTGAACGATCCGATTGAGCAGCTGGGGAATCAGCTGCAGGACTACCAGCGGGCGAAGTCCGGCCTGCGCCGGTCTCTGGAGCTGCTGTCGATGCGCAGCGAGATCGAAGAAGGAGAACGGACCGATCTCCCCGAGGGTCCCCTCGGTGTCGCGTTCGAGCACGTGCACTTCAGCTACCAACCGGGAGAACCGGTGTTGCACGACATCCACTTTGAGCTCAGACCCGGGGAGCGGCTCGGCATCGTCGGGCGCACGGGCAGCGGGAAGTCGAGCATCAGCCGGCTCCTGCTGAGGCTGTACAACCTCGATAGTGGCGTCATCCGCCTCGGGGGCGTGGACATCCGCGAACTGCGTCTGGACACCCTGTACGGGCGGGTCGGGATGGTGACGCAGGACGTGCAACTGTTCGACGGGACGCTGCGGGACAACCTGACGCTGTTCCACCCCGGCGTGCCGGACGCAGAGATCCTCGCCGTCGTCGACCGGCTCGGCCTGCGGCCGTTGCTGGAGCGGCTGCCGGAGGGGCTCGACACCCGCCTGGCGGCCGGGGGCTCGTCCCTGTCGGCAGGCGAGGCCCAGCTGGTCGCCCTGACGCGTGTGTTCCTGACAAAACCCAGCCTGGTGATCCTCGATGAGCCGTCGTCCCGGCTCGACCCCGCCACGGAAGCGACCCTCCAGGCCGCCATCGATCACCTGCTGGAACACTGCACCGGGATCGTCATCGCCCACCGACTCTCGACGCTCGCCAAGGTCGACAAGATCCTCGTGCTCGGCCAGGGCCGCATCCTGGAATTCGGTGACCGGGCGGCGTTGGCGGACGATCCCAATTCTCACTTCGCAGCCCTGCTGCGCAGGGACCGACAGGAGGAATGGGCATGA
- a CDS encoding glycerol-3-phosphate responsive antiterminator → MGFAHPHTALAFHAPPAFHVQSKRYHPLNRPLRHTCSFQRRGSAIDTISYALRKKPIVTAITRDADLTDALSSSANVAFLLGADILTLAGTVERLHAAGKLSFVHLDLMTGIARDTSGIRYLAETIGVDGVVTTRTSLIAAAKQHGLIAVQRTFILDSVSIDQTLKMLQDSRPDAIEVLPGLVIPHVMHLLKPSRHTPIIAGGLLSTPEHVRSVLTAGCIGASTSSRILWRWQDAGFPDGPEASWT, encoded by the coding sequence ATGGGATTCGCTCATCCTCACACAGCTCTTGCGTTTCATGCACCCCCTGCGTTTCATGTACAATCAAAACGATACCATCCACTCAACCGCCCACTGCGACACACCTGTTCATTCCAGAGGAGGGGAAGCGCCATCGACACGATCTCCTATGCGCTGCGCAAAAAACCGATCGTCACCGCCATCACCCGTGATGCCGATCTGACCGATGCCCTGTCCTCCTCTGCCAACGTCGCGTTTCTGCTGGGCGCCGACATCCTCACCCTGGCCGGAACCGTGGAACGCCTGCACGCGGCAGGTAAACTGAGCTTCGTCCACCTCGACCTCATGACCGGGATTGCACGCGACACTTCGGGCATCCGTTACCTGGCCGAGACCATTGGCGTGGATGGCGTCGTCACCACGCGGACCAGTCTGATCGCTGCCGCGAAGCAGCACGGCCTCATCGCCGTTCAGCGCACCTTCATCCTCGATTCGGTTTCCATCGATCAAACCTTGAAAATGCTCCAGGATTCTCGCCCGGACGCCATCGAGGTCCTGCCTGGGTTGGTCATCCCGCACGTGATGCACTTGCTCAAACCCTCTCGCCATACGCCCATCATCGCAGGAGGACTGCTCTCAACCCCTGAACACGTTCGGAGTGTCCTGACTGCCGGATGCATCGGAGCATCCACCAGCTCGCGTATCTTGTGGCGTTGGCAGGATGCCGGGTTCCCGGACGGTCCGGAGGCATCGTGGACTTAG
- a CDS encoding glycerol-3-phosphate dehydrogenase/oxidase — protein MAARAKRMSALSRPLILREMTEEPLDLLIIGGGITGAGIALDAVDRGLRVGLVEKQDFAEGTSSRSTKLIHGGLRYLKQGEIGLVREVGRERAILHRNARHLVIPEKMLLPIIRGGSYGRLATSFGLWLYDRLAGVHRNERRVMLTKAETLVAEPLLAPDGLRGGGLYYEYRTDDARLTIEVLKTAAHLGALCVNHAEAVELWYRDGRVAGAIVRDRLTGENHRVMAKKVVNAAGPWVDHLRRADRSLTGKRLHLTKGVHIVVPRNRMPVRQSVYFDVDDGRMVFAIPRGEVTYIGTTDTDYEGPLEDPPVLREDVVYLLRAVNHMFPSVHLGLEDVRSSWAGLRPLIHEDGKSPSELSRKDEIFLSASGLLSIAGGKLTGYRKMAERVVDLVMRELGREEGRAFQPCRTDRIVLSGGDAGEEEMLAHMRRACTVNPIRGEIDSAMRSLYHKYGAHADIVWTRALEMADSDAWEDIRTAVVLAEFEYCVQEEMVTDLNDFLIRRTGRLFFEREDVARWLPSLTRFATDVLGWSPEEVQHQVEKWNQASCAAVAFKSSGESKNQERRI, from the coding sequence ATGGCAGCACGCGCCAAACGTATGTCGGCGTTGTCGCGCCCATTGATTTTGCGAGAGATGACGGAGGAGCCCCTGGATCTCCTGATCATTGGCGGAGGCATCACGGGCGCAGGCATCGCGCTCGACGCCGTCGACCGGGGTTTGCGCGTGGGACTCGTCGAGAAACAGGACTTCGCCGAGGGCACGAGCAGTCGTTCGACCAAATTGATCCATGGCGGGCTGCGGTACCTGAAACAGGGTGAGATCGGGTTGGTGCGCGAGGTCGGACGCGAGCGGGCGATCTTGCATCGAAATGCTCGCCATCTCGTGATCCCGGAGAAGATGCTCCTGCCTATCATCCGGGGTGGGAGCTACGGGAGACTCGCGACGTCGTTTGGCTTGTGGCTTTACGACCGACTGGCGGGTGTGCACCGAAATGAGCGGCGTGTCATGTTGACCAAAGCGGAAACGTTGGTCGCGGAACCCCTCCTGGCTCCCGACGGCCTGCGCGGCGGCGGTCTGTACTATGAATACCGCACCGATGACGCCAGACTGACGATTGAAGTCCTGAAGACAGCCGCCCACCTGGGCGCCCTGTGCGTGAATCACGCGGAGGCCGTCGAATTGTGGTACCGGGATGGGCGTGTCGCTGGCGCGATCGTGCGGGATCGTCTGACGGGAGAGAACCACCGCGTGATGGCGAAGAAGGTGGTGAATGCCGCGGGACCCTGGGTGGATCATCTGCGCCGTGCGGATCGGTCCTTGACCGGCAAGCGTCTGCACTTGACCAAAGGTGTGCACATCGTGGTTCCTAGAAATCGGATGCCTGTCCGTCAGTCGGTGTATTTCGACGTGGATGACGGCCGAATGGTGTTTGCCATCCCACGGGGTGAGGTCACCTATATTGGCACGACGGACACGGATTATGAGGGGCCGCTGGAGGACCCTCCGGTGCTCAGGGAAGACGTGGTCTACCTGCTGCGTGCCGTGAATCACATGTTCCCGAGTGTCCATCTCGGCCTGGAGGACGTTCGTTCCAGTTGGGCGGGCCTCCGTCCGCTGATCCATGAAGACGGCAAATCACCCTCCGAACTGTCGCGGAAGGATGAGATCTTCCTGTCAGCGTCCGGGTTGCTCAGCATCGCGGGGGGCAAGTTGACCGGTTACCGGAAAATGGCGGAGCGCGTGGTGGATCTGGTGATGCGAGAACTCGGCCGCGAGGAAGGGCGGGCGTTTCAGCCCTGCCGGACCGACCGCATCGTTCTGTCCGGTGGTGATGCGGGGGAGGAGGAGATGCTCGCGCACATGCGTCGCGCTTGCACCGTGAATCCGATTCGCGGCGAAATCGACAGTGCGATGCGGTCGCTCTATCACAAGTACGGCGCTCATGCGGACATCGTCTGGACCAGGGCGCTGGAGATGGCGGATTCGGATGCGTGGGAGGACATTCGCACGGCGGTCGTCCTGGCGGAGTTTGAGTACTGCGTACAGGAGGAAATGGTGACCGATCTCAATGACTTCCTGATCCGTCGAACTGGGCGTCTGTTCTTTGAACGGGAAGATGTGGCGCGTTGGCTGCCGAGCCTCACGCGCTTTGCCACTGACGTGCTCGGCTGGAGTCCGGAGGAAGTTCAGCATCAGGTGGAGAAATGGAATCAAGCGTCTTGTGCTGCTGTGGCGTTCAAGAGTTCTGGAGAATCAAAGAATCAGGAGAGACGGATATGA
- a CDS encoding ABC transporter ATP-binding protein, protein MTVTSFITRLLRFRLTLYIVDACLWTAFHGLPVVIGLGMQWFFDRVTGGSHSLWWLTAPLWVVLGVRFIRTGVFFAAFYTWVTHIYHVQAILRRNLLAGILRWPGRNLPASPGEAMTRFRDDVQEVVEYVESWTDFWGFVTFAVISLGIMLRVNGWVTLVAILPLGLVTLLNNLTGRRARRYSRVNREATGRVTGFIAEIFCGVQTIRLGRAEAHVLQRFRQLNEQRRQAALKDNLFKQWVQSLNQHVLSISTGAILLVSAAQMQAGRFTVGDFALFTTYLAWLANSISLFGYMVFQHKRLRVALDRMTMLFRPGEADRLMEPADIHLYTDPPEVQEPALEPADRLETLAVAHLTYRYPGSGRGIHDISFQIRRGEFLVITGRIGSGKSTLVRALLGLLPRDDGQIWWNGRPVQDPAAFLVPPRAAYTPQVPRLFSDTLQDNITLGRPATPERMDQVLRAAVLERDVEMLEHGLDTYVGPRGVMLSGGQIQRAAAARMIMTGAELFIFDDLSSALDVETEERLWTRLFASPDITCIAVSHRRAALARADRVLLLKDGRVEAEGTLETLLATSAEMRRIWDGDAGETAGSTRAIRLEDGDAVGQWA, encoded by the coding sequence ATGACGGTCACCTCATTCATCACGCGTCTGCTCCGCTTTCGGCTGACGCTGTACATCGTGGACGCCTGCCTGTGGACGGCGTTCCACGGCCTGCCCGTGGTCATCGGGCTGGGTATGCAGTGGTTCTTCGATCGCGTCACGGGCGGCTCCCACAGCCTGTGGTGGCTCACCGCGCCGCTGTGGGTGGTCCTCGGCGTGCGATTCATCCGGACCGGCGTGTTCTTCGCCGCCTTTTACACGTGGGTGACGCACATCTACCACGTGCAGGCCATCCTGCGCCGCAACCTGCTGGCCGGAATTCTTCGCTGGCCGGGGCGCAACCTCCCCGCCTCCCCGGGCGAGGCGATGACGCGCTTTCGCGACGATGTGCAGGAGGTCGTCGAGTACGTCGAGTCGTGGACCGACTTCTGGGGCTTTGTCACCTTCGCAGTGATCTCATTGGGGATCATGCTGCGGGTGAATGGCTGGGTCACCCTGGTGGCCATCCTGCCGCTGGGGTTGGTGACGCTATTGAACAACCTGACCGGACGCCGCGCCCGCCGGTACAGCCGCGTCAACCGCGAGGCGACGGGCCGCGTGACCGGATTCATCGCGGAGATCTTCTGTGGCGTTCAGACCATCCGGCTCGGGCGGGCCGAGGCGCATGTGCTCCAACGGTTCCGCCAGCTCAACGAACAGCGGCGGCAGGCCGCGCTCAAGGACAACCTGTTCAAGCAGTGGGTGCAGTCGCTGAACCAGCACGTGCTCAGCATCTCGACCGGTGCCATCCTGCTGGTGAGCGCGGCGCAGATGCAAGCCGGGCGGTTCACCGTGGGGGACTTCGCCCTGTTCACGACCTACCTGGCTTGGCTCGCGAACAGCATCTCGCTGTTCGGATATATGGTCTTCCAGCACAAACGGCTGCGCGTGGCGCTCGACCGGATGACCATGCTATTCCGGCCTGGCGAGGCGGACCGGCTGATGGAGCCCGCCGACATCCACCTGTACACCGATCCGCCCGAAGTGCAGGAGCCGGCGCTGGAGCCGGCGGATCGGCTGGAGACGCTGGCCGTCGCCCATCTCACCTACCGGTATCCGGGGTCCGGCCGCGGCATCCACGACATCAGTTTCCAGATCCGGCGAGGAGAGTTTCTGGTCATCACCGGCCGCATCGGATCGGGCAAGTCGACGCTGGTGCGGGCGCTGTTGGGACTGCTGCCAAGGGACGACGGGCAGATCTGGTGGAACGGGCGCCCCGTCCAGGACCCCGCAGCCTTTCTGGTGCCGCCGCGAGCCGCTTACACGCCGCAGGTGCCGCGCCTGTTCAGCGACACGCTGCAGGACAACATCACCTTGGGACGACCAGCCACCCCGGAGCGGATGGACCAGGTCCTGCGCGCGGCTGTCCTCGAGCGCGACGTGGAGATGCTGGAACACGGCCTCGACACGTACGTCGGGCCGCGCGGCGTGATGCTCTCCGGTGGACAGATTCAGCGGGCGGCCGCCGCCCGGATGATCATGACCGGAGCGGAGCTGTTCATCTTCGATGATCTGTCGAGCGCCCTCGACGTGGAGACGGAGGAGCGGCTGTGGACCCGTCTGTTCGCCAGCCCGGACATCACCTGCATCGCCGTGTCGCATCGGCGGGCGGCACTGGCGCGCGCGGATCGCGTCCTTCTGCTGAAGGACGGGCGCGTGGAGGCGGAGGGCACGCTGGAGACGCTGCTGGCGACCAGCGCTGAGATGCGCCGGATTTGGGACGGGGATGCCGGGGAGACCGCGGGATCGACCAGGGCCATCCGGCTGGAGGACGGAGATGCCGTGGGACAGTGGGCCTGA
- a CDS encoding ABC transporter substrate-binding protein, whose amino-acid sequence MERNQDASRRPWVHKTATWTAAATLSLTALLAGCGGGNTGNTENAAGGGGGTNNGVIELKLWHAMGGVPGQALQHIVDDFNKSHPNIHVTAVYQGQYDDEFNKWKATQGQGGKDGPNIMQVYDIGTKFMIDSQDIVPMQDFIDQSHFDISQLEPNILGYYSVGGKLYSMPFNSSQPVLYYNKEMFKDAGITEPPKTYDEVLADAKKLTKKGPDGKVTVYGIGLATYGWFFEQMLATQGAYYVDHDNGRTGTATQAVFNGPEGLKIVNWWKSLYDAGVDLNLGSVTSQTQNAFLAGKCAMIIDSSGIYGNLVKGAKGKFEVGIGPLPRPAGATGGTIIGGGSLWITKDQSKEQQEAAWEFVKFAASPQEQAYWTETTGYFPITKAVYDDPGFKDWLKQYPDFQVAVDQLHSSKLTYATQGGLMGVFPQARQIVQDMLQAVLLGKQQPQPALDDAAKKVTDAIKNYNLTVG is encoded by the coding sequence ATGGAACGAAACCAGGACGCGTCGCGCCGGCCGTGGGTCCACAAGACCGCCACGTGGACTGCCGCTGCCACCTTGAGCTTGACGGCGCTGTTGGCCGGTTGCGGTGGGGGCAACACGGGGAACACCGAGAATGCCGCCGGTGGCGGGGGCGGAACCAACAACGGTGTGATCGAGCTGAAATTGTGGCACGCCATGGGCGGAGTCCCTGGTCAGGCGCTGCAGCACATCGTCGATGATTTCAACAAGTCGCACCCCAATATTCACGTGACGGCCGTCTATCAAGGCCAGTATGACGACGAGTTCAACAAGTGGAAGGCGACGCAGGGGCAAGGTGGCAAGGACGGCCCAAACATCATGCAGGTGTACGACATCGGAACCAAGTTCATGATTGACTCACAGGATATCGTTCCGATGCAGGACTTCATTGATCAAAGTCACTTCGACATCTCTCAGCTCGAGCCAAACATTCTAGGGTATTACAGTGTCGGTGGGAAGCTGTACTCGATGCCGTTCAACTCTTCCCAGCCTGTGTTGTACTACAACAAGGAAATGTTTAAGGACGCAGGCATCACAGAGCCGCCTAAGACGTACGATGAGGTGTTGGCCGACGCCAAAAAGCTGACGAAGAAAGGCCCGGATGGCAAGGTGACCGTGTATGGCATTGGTTTGGCCACATACGGTTGGTTCTTCGAACAGATGTTGGCCACCCAGGGTGCGTACTACGTTGATCACGACAATGGCCGGACCGGCACGGCAACGCAAGCGGTCTTCAATGGTCCTGAAGGGCTGAAGATCGTGAATTGGTGGAAGTCGTTGTACGACGCGGGCGTCGACCTGAACCTGGGCTCCGTCACCTCCCAGACGCAGAATGCGTTCCTGGCAGGGAAATGTGCCATGATCATCGACTCGTCCGGAATTTACGGAAACCTGGTGAAAGGCGCCAAGGGCAAGTTCGAGGTCGGCATCGGGCCGCTGCCTCGGCCCGCGGGAGCGACAGGAGGGACCATCATCGGCGGCGGTTCCCTCTGGATCACCAAGGATCAGTCCAAAGAGCAACAGGAGGCCGCATGGGAGTTCGTGAAGTTTGCGGCTTCGCCCCAGGAGCAGGCATACTGGACGGAGACCACTGGATACTTCCCGATCACGAAGGCGGTGTATGATGATCCAGGGTTCAAGGACTGGCTCAAGCAGTATCCGGACTTCCAGGTAGCGGTTGACCAACTGCACAGTTCGAAGCTGACCTATGCGACACAGGGTGGCCTGATGGGAGTCTTCCCGCAGGCACGGCAGATTGTCCAGGATATGCTGCAGGCGGTACTGCTCGGGAAGCAGCAGCCGCAACCCGCGTTGGATGACGCGGCCAAGAAGGTCACCGACGCCATCAAGAACTACAATTTGACGGTCGGCTGA
- a CDS encoding carbohydrate ABC transporter permease, with protein MQTAVSNTTIPMPPRRRTKEVMAFLQASPFLLPALLLFTVFFFYPIVKVVYLSLYLTNSKGVAKHFVGMQQYVELFTSPDFIQSLRVTLEFVLLTVIPGVFIALLLALLLEKQIRGLSVFQTIIFSPISMSVAAVSTIGLMAFNPSVSLLNWILSKLFGIPNINWLNGSWTALLAISIVTIWMNLGFSTIVLLGALRNVSQELYDSARVDGANYLQRLCYITIPSISPTLFFVFVVSMIGSFQTFGQVNILTQGGPAGSTNLVVYSIYRNAFFNFQYGLASAQAVVLFIIVLVLTLLQFLVVERRVHYS; from the coding sequence ATGCAGACTGCGGTGTCGAATACCACAATTCCAATGCCGCCACGCAGGCGCACGAAGGAAGTGATGGCGTTCCTGCAAGCGTCTCCGTTTTTGTTGCCTGCACTGCTCCTGTTCACGGTTTTCTTTTTCTACCCGATTGTCAAGGTCGTCTATCTCAGCCTTTACCTGACCAACAGCAAGGGTGTGGCCAAGCACTTCGTCGGCATGCAACAGTATGTCGAACTGTTCACTTCTCCGGATTTTATCCAGAGCCTGAGAGTGACGCTGGAGTTTGTCTTGTTGACCGTGATTCCCGGGGTCTTCATCGCGCTCCTGTTGGCTCTGTTGCTGGAAAAGCAGATACGTGGCCTGTCCGTATTTCAAACCATCATTTTTTCGCCCATCAGCATGTCTGTGGCCGCGGTGTCGACCATCGGTCTGATGGCGTTCAATCCCAGCGTGAGTCTGTTGAACTGGATCTTGTCCAAACTGTTCGGTATTCCGAACATCAACTGGTTGAACGGGTCTTGGACGGCGCTCCTGGCGATTTCCATCGTGACCATTTGGATGAACCTCGGCTTCAGCACCATCGTGTTGCTGGGGGCTTTGCGCAACGTCTCTCAAGAACTGTATGACAGCGCTCGGGTGGATGGAGCGAATTACTTGCAGCGGTTGTGTTACATCACCATTCCATCGATCTCGCCCACGTTGTTCTTCGTGTTCGTGGTGTCGATGATCGGGTCCTTTCAGACCTTCGGGCAGGTCAACATTTTGACCCAGGGTGGCCCGGCAGGCAGCACGAACCTTGTGGTGTATTCCATTTACCGCAACGCGTTCTTCAATTTCCAATACGGTTTGGCGTCCGCGCAAGCCGTGGTCCTGTTCATCATCGTCCTGGTCCTCACATTGCTGCAGTTCCTCGTCGTGGAAAGGAGGGTGCATTACTCGTGA
- a CDS encoding carbohydrate ABC transporter permease — protein sequence MKENRVLLVIRYILLIIASLVVLFPILYSLLISLETSNHVSTYPPQLWPHPFHFASYAEALQAAPLGRFLLNSFIMSAIIVCGQIVTSLLAAYAFVYLRFRGRDVMFLVFLATMMIPTEVTMIPNYMTIRALGWLDTFAGLTVPFLANAFGIFLLRQYLLQLPYELFEAAKMDGASQWRFLISVVVPLSRPILATLAVYVFLQSWNMYLWPLLTTNSTSMRTVQVGLGMLQNQDALSWNLTMAGVVIISLPTLILLFFAQKHLVKGLTAGAVKG from the coding sequence GTGAAGGAGAATCGGGTGCTGCTCGTGATTCGGTACATCCTTTTGATAATCGCGTCGCTGGTGGTGTTGTTTCCGATATTATACAGTTTGTTAATCAGCTTGGAGACTTCGAACCACGTGTCGACGTATCCTCCGCAGCTGTGGCCGCATCCATTTCACTTTGCCAGTTATGCAGAGGCGTTGCAGGCTGCTCCGTTGGGCCGGTTTTTGCTGAACAGTTTCATCATGTCCGCCATCATCGTGTGTGGTCAAATCGTCACGTCCCTGCTCGCCGCGTATGCCTTTGTGTACCTTCGTTTTCGGGGCAGAGACGTCATGTTCCTGGTGTTTCTCGCCACCATGATGATACCGACCGAGGTGACGATGATTCCAAACTACATGACCATACGGGCGCTCGGATGGCTCGATACGTTCGCCGGCCTGACGGTTCCCTTTCTGGCCAATGCTTTCGGCATCTTCTTGCTGCGCCAATACCTGTTGCAGTTACCTTACGAACTGTTTGAGGCCGCGAAGATGGATGGGGCGAGTCAATGGCGGTTTCTGATCAGCGTGGTCGTTCCCCTGTCGCGCCCGATTCTCGCGACGCTGGCTGTGTACGTGTTCCTGCAGTCCTGGAACATGTATCTGTGGCCGCTGTTGACGACCAACTCGACCTCCATGCGCACCGTTCAGGTCGGACTTGGGATGCTGCAAAACCAGGACGCACTCTCGTGGAATCTGACGATGGCGGGAGTGGTGATCATCTCGCTTCCGACGTTGATTCTGTTGTTCTTCGCACAGAAACACCTTGTGAAGGGTCTGACCGCTGGTGCTGTCAAGGGTTGA
- a CDS encoding inorganic phosphate transporter codes for MNDLLAVALVMGFTVLCGFNDGGNLLATFLNTRVMHATIVLGIILAGVLLAPFLLGTAVATTIGTRIVDIRQAGVDVLNVSLAATLVTLLVCWRLKVPTSTSFALVGGLSGSGLAMLGPHAVVWWGLLQVGLSLVLAVVLGGLAGYLTYYGLYFLLRLASARLGRRVGYLQYVSALMLCIGYGANDAEKSVGLLATVNAVAHHEPFRVTPWMVVVPGIVFFIGLLWGGWRVARSVGFHVFRARPVHSFATQVASAAVVIGASALGGPVSSTQTIDSALVGVGVCAGKERIRWSFVRRMLVVWGVTMPLAFVVAVVLALLCKAGGVM; via the coding sequence ATGAACGACCTGCTGGCCGTCGCGCTGGTCATGGGGTTCACCGTCCTGTGCGGGTTCAATGACGGGGGAAACCTGTTGGCGACGTTCTTAAATACCCGGGTGATGCACGCCACCATCGTGTTGGGGATCATCCTGGCGGGGGTGCTTCTGGCACCGTTTCTCCTCGGCACGGCGGTGGCGACGACGATTGGCACGCGCATCGTCGACATTCGTCAGGCGGGTGTCGATGTGCTCAACGTCAGCCTGGCCGCGACGCTGGTCACGCTGTTGGTCTGCTGGCGGCTCAAGGTGCCCACGAGCACCTCGTTTGCGCTCGTCGGTGGCTTGAGCGGTTCAGGCCTGGCCATGTTGGGGCCACACGCCGTGGTGTGGTGGGGGCTCTTGCAGGTGGGCCTGTCGCTGGTCCTTGCGGTCGTCCTGGGTGGCCTCGCGGGGTATCTGACATACTATGGCTTGTATTTCCTCCTCCGCCTCGCCTCGGCACGCCTGGGGAGGCGCGTGGGGTATCTGCAGTACGTGTCCGCCCTGATGCTGTGCATCGGCTACGGGGCCAATGACGCGGAAAAGTCGGTCGGCCTCCTGGCCACCGTGAACGCGGTCGCCCATCACGAGCCGTTTCGCGTCACCCCATGGATGGTCGTCGTGCCGGGGATCGTGTTTTTCATCGGGCTTCTGTGGGGCGGCTGGCGCGTCGCCCGATCCGTCGGTTTTCACGTCTTCCGGGCCCGCCCGGTGCATTCGTTCGCCACGCAGGTGGCGTCGGCCGCCGTTGTGATCGGGGCGTCCGCGCTCGGCGGTCCGGTCAGCAGCACGCAGACCATCGACAGCGCCCTGGTCGGCGTCGGCGTGTGCGCGGGCAAAGAGCGCATCCGTTGGTCGTTTGTCCGGCGCATGCTGGTGGTGTGGGGCGTGACCATGCCGTTGGCGTTCGTGGTGGCGGTGGTGCTGGCACTTCTGTGTAAGGCGGGTGGTGTCATGTGA
- a CDS encoding DUF47 domain-containing protein, translating to MKRLKEILLPRENRFVQYLIQQAEVTVQGVRVLHRFVTERPQGEDRDEQIARMSDLEKQGDDIRRLIIQELLDTFVTPIDREDIYNLSRSVDDILDYADSTVKELVLWEVNPTPEMVEMVATLYDGVLALREAIQYMVDEPRRAVQHIVAAKKAENRIEDLYRRANADLFHLTDMHHIFKVREVYRHLSNSADRADEAADVIGSIVIKGNV from the coding sequence GTGAAACGATTGAAAGAAATCCTGCTGCCGCGAGAAAACCGGTTCGTGCAGTATCTCATCCAGCAGGCGGAAGTGACCGTGCAAGGGGTGCGCGTGCTTCACCGGTTTGTCACCGAGCGCCCGCAGGGGGAGGACCGCGACGAGCAGATTGCGCGCATGAGTGACTTGGAGAAACAGGGAGACGACATCCGCCGGCTCATCATCCAGGAGCTGTTGGACACGTTTGTCACGCCCATCGACCGCGAGGACATCTACAACCTGTCGCGCAGCGTCGACGATATCCTCGACTACGCGGATTCGACGGTCAAGGAGCTGGTGCTGTGGGAGGTCAACCCCACCCCGGAGATGGTGGAGATGGTCGCCACCTTGTACGACGGGGTGCTCGCGTTGCGCGAGGCGATTCAATACATGGTGGATGAACCGCGCCGCGCAGTGCAACACATCGTCGCCGCCAAAAAGGCGGAGAATCGCATCGAGGATTTGTATCGGCGAGCCAACGCCGACCTGTTCCATCTCACCGACATGCACCACATCTTCAAAGTTCGTGAGGTCTACCGCCATCTGAGCAACAGCGCAGACCGTGCCGACGAAGCGGCGGACGTGATTGGTTCGATTGTGATCAAGGGGAATGTGTGA